A window from Vigna angularis cultivar LongXiaoDou No.4 chromosome 7, ASM1680809v1, whole genome shotgun sequence encodes these proteins:
- the LOC108338168 gene encoding uncharacterized protein LOC108338168, with product MANSREQDLFGGGGGGVDPSNSDDFDDLSSVDSAASAGEDGRSRMQVGLTERLTDIFVDERDGDLLIQQTNREDRLLQWLQALDLQVMGACRADERLKPLLKMSTSCGVAEDPLLAQLTQHFEPSEVGMLARCFCVPLVSIRVGKINKEGIRFCPTSNRGNLTLVLLPSSDLRLSFIGDDGKTERLFTLTSKSQCSTVVVDEIPTDRSGRSFFISAADSRAFYFWCCEKSKLLGIELLGKMKDLLKRKPSIVELSGISKSRLDCFATQLRAFLVGSTGDRSGRDHSVCASTCANSISCCNVSSENSNPSSSSKFPRSRNNGGQTAKGDTALYQGILSPRSSSFKEVPPRNLSSHRIAAREKIKRRGENHQQMVDNLSNDSANISDISSSSDHDKASEVTKTLAFSPNFLGSLGKLGVPSSLGLGGEVPPVVSPLFSPYYCWCPPGISSFPSIAAATQSPKSSIEALPFPSGASFLPSPLSTNLLDPVQPLSASMDFPPFLPDPLVRMSLPTSQQIPTFTPLMCDPIVHVPVIDVCSSGQGYLVSAGPAMSTSIPPLHPNLVKPLIPESDAVVKGARETLRLLISGSSQNQQMIRDTLPAILTNPDEKQNNILVAGSRGLYTGTRDINVFANSIAAMGLVSSLSGVSKEDSGSYSEVCDNYGIMEEAGKNSNSNDSAGGFLSDGGGASLDSK from the exons ATGGCAAATAGCAGAGAACAAGATTTGTTTGGCGGTGGCGGTGGCGGTGTCGATCCGTCCAACAGCGATGATTTTGACGATTTGTCATCCGTGGACAGTGCTGCTTCTGCTGGAGAGGACGGTCGCTCGAGGATGCAGGTTGGACTTACGGAGCGGTTGACGGATATTTTCGTCGACGAACGCGACGGCGATCTGTTGATTCAGCAGACAAATAGAGAAGACCGGTTATTGCAGTGGCTTCAGGCTCTTGATTTGCAAGTTATGGGAGCTTGTCGTGCAGACGAGAGATTAAAACCCTTGCTGAAGATGAGCACTTCTTGCGGCGTCGCGGAAGATCCTCTTCTGGCTCAATTGACTCAG CATTTCGAGCCATCGGAGGTTGGAATGTTAGCGAGATGCTTCTGCGTACCGCTTGTTTCTATCCGTGTTGGGAAGATCAATAAGGAGGGGATTCGCTTCTGCCCTACTTCGAATAG AGGTAACTTGACACTTGTATTGCTGCCAAGTTCTGATCTTCGTCTATCGTTCATTGGGGATGATGGTAAAACTGAGAGACTATTCACCCTTACCAGCAAATCCCAGTGCTCTACTGTTGTGGTTGATGAAATTCCAACCGATAGGTCTGGCCGATCCTTCTTTATAAGTGCTGCAGATAGCAGAGCTTTTTACTTCTGGTGCTGTGAGAAGTCCAAGCTTTTGGGAATTGAATTGCTTGGGAAG ATGAAGGATTTGCTCAAGAGGAAGCCATCCATTGTTGAGCTGAGTGGTATTAGCAAATCACGCCTTGACTGCTTTGCCACTCAGCTTCGGGCTTTTCTTGTGGGGTCAACAGGAGACAGAAGTGGCCGTGATCATTCAGTTTGTGCTTCAACATGTGCTAATTCTATCTCATGTTGTAATGTGAGTTCCGAAAATTCAAacccatcatcatcttcaaaatTTCCCCGATCTCGAAACAATGGAGGTCAGACAGCAAAGGGAGATACAGCACTTTACCAGGGTATTCTTAGTCCAAGATCAAGTTCTTTTAAAGAGGTTCCTCCAAGAAATTTGTCTTCTCACAGGATTGCTGCCAGGGAAAAAATTAAACGACGTGGTGAGAATCATCAGCAAATGGTTGATAACTTGTCAAATGATTCAGCAAACATTTCAGATATATCCTCAAGTTCTGATCATGACAAAGCATCGGAAGTTACCAAAACTCTTGCCTTTTCACCTAATTTTCTGGGATCACTTGGAAAACTTGGTGTTCCATCAAGCCTTGGGCTGGGTGGGGAGGTCCCTCCCGTGGTATCACCCCTTTTTTCTCCCTATTATTGTTGGTGTCCCCCGGGGATTTCTTCCTTTCCATCCATAGCAGCAGCTACGCAATCCCCCAAATCTTCTATTGAAGCATTGCCTTTCCCCTCAGGTGCCTCTTTCCTACCAAGCCCTCTGTCAACTAACCTGTTGGATCCAGTACAGCCTCTTAGTGCTTCCATGGATTTTCCTCCTTTTTTGCCTGATCCACTGGTCAGAATGTCGTTACCAACATCTCAGCAGATTCCCACTTTCACACCATTAATGTGTGATCCGATTGTTCACGTTCCAGTGATTGACGTGTGCTCTTCAGGACAGGGCTATCTTGTGAGTGCTGGCCCTGCCATGTCAACTAGCATCCCACCGTTGCATCCAAATCTTGTGAAGCCACTTATTCCTGAATCTGATGCTGTAGTGAAGGGTGCAAGAGAGACTCTAAGATTGCTGATCAGTGGTTCAAGCCAGAACCAACAAATGATAAGGGACACTCTACCTGCAATTTTAACTAATCCggacgaaaaacaaaataacattcTTGTGGCTGGTAGCCGAGGTCTTTACACCGGAACCCGAGATATTAATGTTTTTGCTAACAGTATAGCAGCCATGGGATTAGTATCATCACTATCTGGGGTGTCCAAGGAAGACAGCGGAAGTTATTCCGAGGTATGTGATAACTACGGGATTATGGAAGAAGCAGGAAAAAATTCCAATTCCAACGATTCAGCTGGAGGCTTTTTGAGTGATGGTGGTGGTGCTTCTTTGGATTCAAAGTAG